In Xenopus tropicalis strain Nigerian chromosome 5, UCB_Xtro_10.0, whole genome shotgun sequence, one genomic interval encodes:
- the LOC100038305 gene encoding uncharacterized protein LOC100038305, with product MERVQAEAKRKTPEELVMIYKGIPYPSCICSEETFCALESLEAREDDLLIVTYPKCGTNWVIRILHEMLFFIGGKEPSIDQAMIEFGKPEKVQALKEASSPRVFSTHLHYKDIPKSFLEKKVKTLLILRNPKDTAVSYFHFSNNNPILPSYDSWDLFFNDYINGKVCYGSFFDHNSAWGEHIDDENIMAMTFEDMKLDYATHLKRISEFFGLSLSEEQLKEIENKTTFKSMKENSEGTHGKLGNTFFRKGEIGDWKSLFSEAQSKEVDAKFEQYLAGTKLGEKLNYKKYCEY from the exons ATGGAGCGAGTCCAAGCTGAAGCTAAGAGGAAAACACCAGAAGAGTTGGTAATGATTTACAAGGGCATTCCCTACCCGAGCTGTATTTGCAGTGAGGAGACCTTTTGTGCACTGGAATCATTGGAAGCCAGAGAGGATGATTTGTTGATTGTAACATATCCTAAATGTG GGACAAATTGGGTAATTCGAATACTGCATGAAATGTTGTTTTTCATCGGTGGTAAAGAGCCTTCTATAGATCAAGCTATGATTGAATTTGGAAAACCAGAAAAAGTACAG GCTCTTAAAGAAGCATCTTCACCAAGAGTGTTTTCAACACATTTGCATTACAAGGACATCCCTAAGTCATTTTTGGAAAAGAAAGTAAag ACTTTGTTGATCCTTCGTAATCCCAAAGACACAGCAGTCTCTTACTTCCATTTCAGTAATAATAATCCAATACTTCCCAGCTATGACTCATGGGATTTGTTTTTCAATGACTACATAAATGGAAAAG TATGCTATGGATCATTTTTTGATCACAATTCGGCCTGGGGTGAACACATTGATGATGAAAATATTATGGCAATGACTTTTGAAGATATGAAACTG GATTACGCTACGCATCTGAAAAGAATCTCTGAGTTTTTTGGTCTCTCATTGTCAGAAGAACAACTTAAAGAGATTGAAAACAAAACTACCTTTAAATCTATGAAAGAGAATTCAGAAGGAACGCATGGAAAACTAGGAAATACCTTTTTCCGCAAAG GAGAAATAGGTGACTGGAAAAGCCTTTTCAGTGAAGCACAAAGCAAAGAGGTTGATGCAAAGTTCGAACAATATCTTGCAGGGACAAAGCTGGGagagaaattaaactataaaaaatactgTGAATATTAG